In one Panthera uncia isolate 11264 unplaced genomic scaffold, Puncia_PCG_1.0 HiC_scaffold_1418, whole genome shotgun sequence genomic region, the following are encoded:
- the LOC125917032 gene encoding PHD finger protein 11-like encodes MLLIGVFQVAEKMEKRTCALCPKDSEYSVLYIAKKETIAAHENCLLYSSALVECEDHDPSNDDRSFDVESVKKEIHRGRRLACAFCNKRGATVGCDIKACLKSYHFFCAKNAHAVLQTDRSRGIYKVFCQQHAALKDTHDGKSLSGISPSHYKQKTNRGYVSTDFSGLKRKRGRKKRLSTGVPVQPSETMTLNRFIQEMKEEDSRHTDAIRSSVKTDFLKKCKKVGLLDDLFEEILDKLHLIQERLMDETASESDYEEIGTSLFDSRLFEDTFVNFQTAIENKIDQCEERQKQLKEEIEGLQDLKKTLRSLQEDRELRSSSTSVSSGSSKDYYFLGQE; translated from the exons ATGTTACTTATAGGTGTCTTTCAGGTtgcagaaaagatggaaaaaaggacATGTGCACTCTGCCCCAAAGACTCCGAGTATAGTGTCCTATACATTGCAAAAAAAGAGACTATAGCTGCTCATGAAAATTGTTTG CTGTATTCTTCAGCACTTGTGGAATGTGAGGACCATGATCCAAGTAATGACGACAGAAGTTTTGATGTGGAGTcagtaaagaaagaaatccatagAGGAAGGAGGTTG GCGTGCGCATTCTGTAATAAAAGAGGAGCCACCGTGGGATGTGATATAAAAGCCTGTCTCAAGAGTTACCACTTTTTCTGTGCCAAGAATGCCCACGCAGTTCTACAAACCGATAGATCTCGAGGAATTTATAA AGTGTTCTGCCAACAACATGCTGCACTGAAAGACACTCATGATG GAAAGTCTCTGTCTGGTATTTCCCCTTCTCACTACAAGCAGAAGACCAACCGAGGATATG TTTCAACTGATTTTTcaggactgaaaagaaaaagaggaagaaagaaacgcCTCTCAACAGGCGTTCCTGTACAG ccATCTGAAACAATGACACTCAATAGATTCAtacaagaaatgaaggaagaggaCAGCAGACACACAG atgCAATTAGATCAAGTGTGAAAACTGATTTTCTTAAGAAATGTAAGAAAGTGGGGCTTCTTGatgatttatttgaagaaatattagaCAAACTTCATTTGATTCAAGAAAGACTCATGGATGAGACTGCTTCCGAATCAG ACTATGAAGAAATTGGGACTTCACTTTTTGACAGTAGATTGTTTGAAGACACATTTGTAAATTTTCAAACAG CAATAGAGAATAAAATTGATCAATGTGAAGAAAGGCAGAAGCAACTGAAGGAAGAGATTGAAGGACTTcaggacttaaaaaaaaccttgcGGTCTCTTCAAGAAGATAGAGAACTTAGGTCAAGTTCTACTTCAGTATCTTCCGGGTCTTCTAAGGATTACTATTTCCTGGGCCAGGAATGA